One Streptomyces sp. V4I8 genomic window carries:
- a CDS encoding DinB family protein, whose amino-acid sequence MTIERHEPSTTADERTMLEGWLDYHRQTLAWKCEGLTDAQLRTASVEPSELTLMGLVRHMAEVERYWFHEVLVGEDLGVLYSSEEDPDGEFHFTESDTWEEARTTWRTEIDRARLNAAGFGLDDVAKGRSRSGESFNLRWIITHMIEEYARHNGHADLVRERVDGATGD is encoded by the coding sequence ATGACAATCGAACGCCATGAGCCCTCCACCACCGCCGACGAGCGCACGATGCTGGAGGGCTGGCTGGACTATCACCGGCAGACCCTCGCATGGAAGTGCGAAGGCCTGACCGACGCCCAGCTAAGGACCGCCTCCGTGGAACCGTCCGAGCTGACCCTGATGGGCCTGGTGCGGCACATGGCGGAGGTGGAGCGGTACTGGTTCCACGAGGTCCTCGTGGGCGAGGACCTCGGGGTGCTCTACTCCAGCGAAGAGGACCCGGACGGCGAGTTCCACTTCACCGAGTCCGACACCTGGGAGGAGGCGCGCACCACGTGGCGGACCGAGATCGACCGCGCCCGTCTCAACGCGGCCGGCTTCGGACTGGACGACGTCGCCAAGGGCCGGAGCCGGTCGGGTGAGTCCTTCAATCTGCGCTGGATCATCACCCACATGATCGAGGAGTACGCCCGCCACAACGGCCACGCCGACCTGGTCCGCGAGCGCGTCGACGGCGCCACCGGCGACTGA
- a CDS encoding Gfo/Idh/MocA family protein, translating into MKVGCIGLGDIAQKAYLPVLGVQPGIELHLQTRTPATLARVADSLRLPAGQRHTDLDSLLAQGLDAAFVHAPTVAHPEIVTRLLEAGVPTYVDKPLAYQFADSERLVALAERREVSLAVGFNRRYAPGYAQCADHPRELILMQKNRIGLPEEPRPMILDDFIHVVDTLRFLVPGPVVDLTVRARVEDGLLHHVVLQLAGDGFTALGVMNRLSGSAEEILEVSGQDTKRQVLNLAEIIDHKGQPTVRRRGDWVPVARQRGIEQAVLAFLDAVRAGKVLSARDALATHEMCERVVRAVEDRAAG; encoded by the coding sequence GTGAAGGTCGGCTGCATCGGACTCGGTGACATCGCGCAGAAGGCCTACCTTCCGGTGCTCGGTGTCCAGCCCGGGATCGAACTGCATCTGCAGACCCGCACGCCCGCCACGCTCGCCCGGGTCGCCGACAGCCTCCGTCTGCCGGCGGGGCAGCGGCACACGGACCTCGACTCGCTCCTCGCCCAAGGCCTCGACGCCGCCTTCGTGCACGCGCCCACCGTCGCGCACCCGGAGATCGTGACCCGGCTGCTGGAGGCGGGCGTACCGACGTACGTCGACAAGCCGCTCGCCTACCAATTCGCCGACTCCGAGCGGCTGGTGGCGCTCGCCGAGCGACGCGAAGTGAGCCTCGCCGTCGGCTTCAACCGGCGTTACGCACCCGGCTACGCCCAGTGCGCCGACCATCCGCGCGAGCTGATCCTTATGCAGAAGAACCGGATCGGGCTGCCGGAAGAGCCCCGCCCGATGATCCTGGACGACTTCATCCACGTCGTCGACACCCTGCGCTTCCTCGTGCCCGGCCCGGTCGTCGACCTGACCGTGCGCGCCCGCGTCGAGGACGGGCTGCTGCACCATGTCGTGCTGCAGCTCGCCGGGGACGGCTTCACCGCGCTCGGCGTGATGAACCGGCTCAGCGGCTCGGCCGAGGAGATCCTCGAGGTGTCCGGGCAGGACACCAAGCGCCAAGTCCTCAACCTCGCCGAGATCATCGACCACAAGGGCCAGCCGACCGTACGTCGCCGCGGTGACTGGGTGCCGGTGGCCCGGCAGCGCGGCATCGAGCAGGCGGTGCTGGCCTTCCTCGACGCGGTGCGTGCGGGCAAGGTGCTCAGTGCGCGGGACGCGCTGGCGACTCATGAGATGTGCGAGCGGGTCGTCCGGGCGGTTGAGGATCGGGCTGCCGGCTGA